The DNA sequence GATGTTCCACTTGGACATGGTGAAAAGAGTGTGATTCTTGCCCAACAATATATTAAACTAACACTAGAAGAAATTTTATTGATTCGATGGCATACCGGACCACAAACACCTTGTGAGAATCCTTATCGTTACGACCAAGCACTTGAAAAGTGTCCCGCTATTAAAGCCATCTTTACTGCTGATGAAGAAGCAGCTACTTTTCTTGAAACAATAAAACCAACACCCGTCTTTCAACCAAGTGTATTTTATGCCTGGAAAAAAACCGGCGTTTTGCCCAAAATTTAAAACCATTAAAAAAAGGCTGTATGATAACAAATACAGCCTTTTTATCTAAATGGATTATAAAAACGTGTTCCATTACTAAATGTAATCCATAAAAAGATTCCCATTAAACACGTCATTCCGATGATAACGATTAAATCTGATTTTTTTAGAGGACGAGCATTATAAAATGTTCTTTTTTTATGTATTCCAAATGCACGTAATTCCATAGCATAACTAATCGTTTCAATACGTTCTAAACTTGTTAGAATGAGGGGAAGTAAAATAGCCCCCATATTTTTCAGTCGTTTACTAAGCTTTTCTTTTGAGGATAAATCGATTCCTCTTGCTTGCTGCGCTTGAGAAATTTCAATGAAATCACGTTGAATGTCTGGAATATAGCGCATGGCAATTGAAACAGAATAAGCAATACGATAACTCACGCCTAGTTTATTTAAGGACGCTGCAAATTCACTTGGATTCGTAGTTGCTAAGAAAATTAATCCGATTGGAATAATGGTTAAATATTTTACCGTCATATTAAATTGGTAAAATAACTGTTCAGTCGTTAACACATAAGGGCCAAACAGTTTAATTAGATTATGTTGTGTACCATAAATTGAGACACCTTCAAGTGGTGAGAAGAAAAACACCGCTAAGTTATTAAATAATAAGAAAATTAAAATAAAGTAAAAAACAAAAGCAATATCTTTAAAATCAACTTTTGAAATTTTAAAAATAATAAAACTTAAT is a window from the Turicibacter bilis genome containing:
- a CDS encoding energy-coupling factor transporter transmembrane component T family protein, which gives rise to MSANLLAYIDIDSPIHRLTGSTKLICFLLWSVTAMLSYDTRVLVVMLLLSFIIFKISKVDFKDIAFVFYFILIFLLFNNLAVFFFSPLEGVSIYGTQHNLIKLFGPYVLTTEQLFYQFNMTVKYLTIIPIGLIFLATTNPSEFAASLNKLGVSYRIAYSVSIAMRYIPDIQRDFIEISQAQQARGIDLSSKEKLSKRLKNMGAILLPLILTSLERIETISYAMELRAFGIHKKRTFYNARPLKKSDLIVIIGMTCLMGIFLWITFSNGTRFYNPFR